CCAACCCCAACCAGTCACCCCAAAACTCCCAGTGTAAAACATGCTGCCGCCACCAAGAACTTTCAAACCGGGCGTCTTAGGTTACCCAGAAAACAATAAGACTGTGATACACACACAATCCTCTAAGATAACAATACAGTTACCCCATTAGTAACGTGatatattaaaaccaaaggcAATCTTCAAGGCTGAATTCGTttagagaacaaagacagaactgattaaaaatatttattctgagTATACAATAAGTCACAGTGCTGTTACACAAAAACgcatataaaaagagacataaacataaataatacaggCACATACACAGTGTAACATAAAAGGGAAGAAAAGGTATCATACCAGTTCTTGGAGCCTTGGCGTTGTCTCTGTCATGGTAAAACAGGCTCCCCCGTTACCAATTGCCCACCTTTTTATCCCCCCTCCCTCTCCAAGACCGCCCAAAAGTTATGCACCCATCATAATTTTGACATTATCATATGTCCCTTGATACCATGTCTccacaccccagggagatgtagccTGGATGTCTGCCCCTTCACTCTTCCACAGGAATCCCTTCCCTTCAAAGGTGTCAATACCCACCATGGGGTAATCAAGTTTAATATTGGATTCTGGCTCCAAAgggaaaggtgtgaacaaatgttaATGGCCTTAACCCCAGTcaaatcccttaacccattcGGTGCCAAGCCCAAGTTACTCATGCAGTGGCATGACAGCGTACATCAGATTCCACAGGCAATCTCTccttcctcccatattccttttcACAAGGAGCTCAGCCAGAAATTttctgggtatgagtgtatcacagtgtccTACAGCctaaaataatcacaataatccaTATAGAAACTGCCCACAGCTGGCTTAGAAATTGTGCAAATATACATCATATTCTAAATGCTTTACTGATAGAGACACATCTCTGTTAAGTtcagtgttttgttttgtttttaaatcaatgttaaatcacacaaatatttacttatgttttatatatatatatacacactctgtatggacaaaagtatcgggacacctgaccatgACACCATCAGGGACTTTTGAGCTACAACAGCATCCACTTTTCTCGGAAGGCTTTCCAAAAgatttttatataccgtatatctgTGTAagtgaatatattattttcaacaGTATATAGCTGTTTACCAACAGATGGCCTCCACAAGGGTTAACTGTTTGCAGTTAGTTTCCCCACTGATAACTTTTATACCTAAAGAAAACGTTTGTTTTCCAAAACAAAACTTCAGGACAGCAGCACTGAGAGGACATGCCTCCAACAAaacttcatgtatttttttactagATCGTTTTCAGAACGCTGCAGCATTCATTCTGCCAATTATATACAATGTGTACAAACCGAAAGAAAAGATAGCGTTCATTTAACGCCATCCCCGTGACACAAATACACTGCGAACGGTATTAGACAACTTACTGTACTTAATACACTCCCTTCCACAGGCTACAGCTTGCACGAAACGGCCACCGCTATTCTTGCAAAGAAACAGGAAGtgaggcttttttttctcttgtgttTACAACAGCGTGCCTGGCAGTACTAAGCTACGGTGGCCACGGAAGGACAAGTTATTTTACTTCAGTCACTCTTAGTTTTAAGTCGTTTTGTAAAATAGCCAAATCTAATTGTTGCTCTTGTTTTCATATAGCTCTGTAGGGTATTGTTCAAAGTTACACATCAtacatatatagaatacataaaGCATTCCTGCAGTCTCTTTATCACTTGTATTTCGTTGTGATTTGACACGCATGGTAGCTACAAAGAAGCTTTTTGGGACATTGATTGCAATATAACAACAACACCCCAGAATTTATGTTTTATCCATATGTGTCCTTAAATAAAGGGGACAGCTAATCATTGTATTCACTTATTTTTGTCATTCTCCTTTGTTGTTTCTCTTCCCAAGGACCTCAAAATATTTGAGCCTAAACTTCTTTTGTtgaaatattcaaaataaacaCCATCCCAACAGGTTACTCCAGAAATATGCAATGACCTTTCCGCATTGTCCACGCTCTACGCTTTCCAGAGTTTCAATACACAATTAGTGGTAATGACTACATGGATTTGGACCATTGTGTATCATTTTCCTAACATAGATCTTCAATGGAAATAGACAAACACACAATAACTGGGCAGATAAGATacttggggaggggggagaataataaataaaaaaataaataaaaaagcaaacacaaaaaaaaagcatattagatAGTAATCAGCCCATGACTTCAAAATCAGAGTTTGCTAGTTCTTGATTAGAACACAAATTAGATGCTTCCTAAACACCCCAAACACTTTGTGGACACGCTGTCTACTTTATCAGGGAATTCTGCATGTTATGGTTATTAAAGATTGGTGTAAATGTGAGGATGCATAGGAGTTTATAGGCTTGACAGCTATTGTGTCCATGTAGATGGTGCCTGATACCCATTGTTACTTAAGGGATACTTTGTGAGCGATTACATTTATTAAGTTTGTTGCTTTTCTTAAAAGTGTTATGATTATCTGTTCTCTGAGAAAATTATAGATACGCACATTCCTAGCTCCTTCTATAGTAATAGATCTCCAGAACAAAAAAAGGCCTTCCACATTGTTCAATGTGATAAAAAACAAAGTTGGACACcagcaatttaatttttttttttttattatttacaagtCCCTTACTTTTTTCTTACAAGCCATTACCAATACAAAAACCAGATATCATTTTACACTGAAAATGTTTTCACTGAACCGAAGGATACCATTTGAGAGGTACATTTGTAAATGACAGCCATTCTGGTTACTTTATAAAACTTCACTAAGGTGGGAGATGGCAGAAGAAACCCCTTTGCCAACTCCCACTTTagtgagttgtggtttcaacgcCTTGAGTTCACAATGCATCATAAAATGACGAGCCTGGCAATTTTCTATACAAGAAATGCCATGCTGGTCCTGCATACTTCATATGGAGGTGACCAAAACCTGTATAGTTCCAAAAGCAGTTAAAGGAATTAAAACCAGAACTCTCCCcagtttaaatatgcattatgtagAGCCATCTAGTCTTCGAACAGAAGCTCAATAGCAGTGAATCATCAGTGTGATGTGAGGTCAATGAAACAGCAACTATACTGCAAAAACCTCCTTGTGTTAATAGGGACATCTTTACCATGGGATGGCgaaatatttttgtgttggGCACATACAGAGTTAGTGAGAGTAATCCTGtgtttgtacaaaaaaacagtTCACACGAgtgaacataaaaatatatctgtagCAGCAAATCTGCTTTTAGTGAATCACTGCCCAGAATGATGCTGCCAGCCACAGTCCTCAATCTTCCATCATAAGTTGCACTAAACCAGGAAAGGTGGGTTGCGGATGACCTTCGCAGTGTCTGAACAACCAAAGCAGATGAGCATAGGGGTTCCATGACAATCTGGATTGTCCTTTTACACCAACATATTCTCAAAATTGTCCTGTCTCTTCTTTACACAGAACGAGAACCAAAACCTGTATAGTTCCGAAAGCAGTTAAAGGAATTAAAACCAGTCTTCAAGGGCTGTGTTTCTGACGTTTCCAGAAGCGTTTCACATCTGAATGGCCTCCTGGTGTCACTACCATTACACGTCGAGCGGGATTTTCAAACACAAGCACACCAAGGTCCCTTGCATAGTTTCTTAAAAGCTCAAAATCCACCTGTGACAGGAACTGGTTGTAGAGGACACCTGAGAGGACACAGATAATTAAAATGCTGCATAATGGAAGATATGGGAGAAGAACAGAGCTGGAAAAgcgtcaaaaataaaaaattcacaACCTTAATCCGTACTATTACAAGGTGTAAAAAGGTATCTACAATAACCGCTACAACACAATAGAACATCTTGAGGATTTTACATCAGCAGGGTGATCCTCATGTCAATAGATGGAAGATCAGTCTTGACCCTCCCCATTTACCTGGAGCCAGTAGCCACTGCAGCTTTAAGTacactttaatatatatgaaaattagCCAGGCTTTGCAGGGTCTTTGATGGTCCCTTCTGCTGGCTGATTGTACATACAGTGATCAGGAAAGGAGGGCTGAGGAGctctgcttgctgatcactTTGTGATCAGATGCAGTAATACCATCATAACATCTGGCTCTAGAGAAATCCCAGAGGTTTATAAAGCTCTCAAAGAAATCTCTAGCCAGAAAAAAAGTGACAGtaacatgtataatgtataaaaaaagtggagattaacaataaaaaaaataatgttcattAGTTATGTGTGAAAGCTAACCTTCAGAGAAACGAAGACGATCTCTCTCCAGCTCCCAAAGACGAATCTGGTCAGTGATTGTTGGAGGTAGAACAGGAGTCTATAGGAAAGTACATCAAAGCAAATGAAAACAGTGTGTGTACCAAGTATGAAGATTGCAGCTGTTGTATTAGGTTGAAAGGAAACATCAAATATTGTACACAAAACACAACACATTCTGCTAAATAGCATTTACTTTACCTGGTTCAACATCACTCGGTGTGCTCTGGTCCGCAAAAAGTGGATGATCTGCAAATTtgcaaaataagtatttttggcTGTTATGCATAAAGGCTAAAAAATGTGAGTTATGAATTATACAAGGCTGTTCAGTATACTCAACtaaacttaaaaaatgtaatggtaaACCCGAGAGTACAGAGTTAttagatttctaaatgttattgtatatgatatttAAGCCTCACCCGTTACATTTTTACCTGTTCTGCAGTGATTCCATTTCCAATTGCTTGTTGAACGCTCTCACGAGTGACCTGCGCTACAACCAGGTTGGGAAAACGATAGAGCATCTCAGAGAAAAGTGCAATGAGGGCAATTTGCAGCTCGGAATCTGTGGGCAAAGAATTTTAACATTACTTGACCTTCAATCATCCAAAACAGCATTTTAAGTGTATAGTGTATTGATTCTAGGGAGGAATTTGGCAGCATCAGCAGTTATTTGTTCCATGCGTATtatgacatacagtatatatatcaattacaTCTGGAAAgcttttcaaaatgtaaaaatgcttcTTATAGGTAACTCAtgcttgcctttttttaaataaaatcatctATTGTAAAACACGGTTGAAATACAGGTTACCAACCTGTGTACGCATAGATCCTGTAGTTTGTCTCCACAACAATAAAACCTTGCTTGTGGTTATCGACAGAAGCACCAGACACGCCAGACGCGAGGTTTATGGCCAACCGTGTGGGGTAGTATCGACGAGATTTTCTCTGTAATGAAGAGGTATTGTTTTGCTAATATTTCCCAAGAGTTAAACCCAAGACACAATATCATTGGACACTAAACAGTTCAAAGCCTCATCTTATATCAAAACAACACCAAAACTTGATACCAGTGGATCTTCTAGGTGTACAGATCAAATGAGTTGTTGAGAAGCATTCACACCCCTGTCCCCAACCATCAAAATGCATCTACTTTCAGTAAGGAATGTGAGGCAGTAACGATAAAAAGCCAAGGAAATTGGAATGCTGAAACTAAGTGACAGAGATTATAAATATCATCAGAATTCCTTAGGCTTTATTCAGTAAACAGAGCTTGTATTTCACAAGCAATTTAATGTTATGGATTATGAAGGCCCAACCCCAGTGAACTACTCCCAGACGAACAGCTTGTTTAgcgatatataatatatttaaaatgaacgCAAGCACTTGACTGCCACATGCATTATTCAGGACCAGCTTTACCCTTCttacaggagaagctcactggtgcTAGCCCATCAAAACGTGAACTAATTCACTATTACTTCAGTTAAAAATGTCTACATGaacaaatataaatgaaaactgCAAGGTGCTGTTAGTGTGTTTAGGACATCATTTATTCAGGACTATAACTGGCACAACATAatgttaactttttaaaataaaaaatgtactcaCTTTTCTTTGGAACACCAGACCAAACTCGCGTAGGTGCTGTAGGAACGTCAGCAAGGAATCACTCATGCCTTCAACAGAATAATCCTTTTacgtaataacaaaaatgtttgaatTTATAATCATGTTCCAAATAACACAAACATGTTTTATCTATTATAAACTTTAcacataatgtaataaaaaaatgtcaataaacACAAACTACCCTCCAAAAACTACCcatattttattcttacatATAAGATTCCGGGGTGAGAATTTTTCCCCTATATCTGCCCTTTACAATTAGACCCCTTAAACAAATTGGTGTTCAAATTAACTCACCTTTCCCAGTGTCGAGAAGCTTAACTGGAACATGAAGGATAGGATCTCCACTAAATTCATCCCACGTGACTAAGCAATGAGAGAATGCAGACAATGGTCAAAACATCACATTTCTCTTACACCAACCAAAATATACAATGAATATggatttatttccatttaaagTAAAGTAAGAATTTCATCTGGCGGTTAATTCACATTATTCTTATACACTCTCTTGCTTATGTACTGTTTCCAGGACTGCTACTCAAGAAGATGCAAAGCCTAGATTTATCTTTAAAAGTGTTTCTGTCTGAgcataattaaaatacaatatgaaAAACTACAGTAAAAATAGGAATAGgcattgtttttaatacaatatttaaattttattaaaaagttccGTCATGTCTCACCTCTGCCGATTTCAGATACTGAAGCATGAAATACCAGAGTTGCGAGGCTGTGTCTAAAAGCAAAAACTGGAAACCAGCAGATGAAATGCAAGGGGCTTCCCCAGACTCGCTAAAATATAACAAAGAGGGTACATAAACAGATGtgaatacatacaaaaaacGTGCTTTCTACAAAGTGGATCTCTCATTTCCCATAGATACAATGTTTTACAGTTCAATACACAAAAGACatttgtaattgtgtttacaGATTACAATAAGCAATGCTGTATATACACAATATGTGCACCAAAGGCAAAGGTACCTTAAGCCCTTTGAAACAGAAGCTCTTTTGCCATATTGTTGTTTACCCACGATTCCCtcatgtttagtgtacccacacaaatgatatattattttgtcaAAGACAGATGGGGCTTTTTCTTACTACCCCATTTTGTAGGTTAACAAAGGGGTTAACTTTCTTTCTCAGAATTAAAAAGTAACTGATTTGTTGTTTTAAGGATGGGGTAAAGACAAGGGTGATGAATTGAGGACAGGAAAATTAGTAGATAACACTGGCTCTATCAAAGGCTGCCTCTGATCTTTGGTGACTTGTAAGCAAAatatcaccaaaaaaatattagttaaaAATAGTAGTTGATAAATAAAGTGCAAGATGCAGGTAGCTTCAATAACAATCTATGTTTTCTAAAAAGCTTTAATAGCAACAGTTCACCTTTAATAAATCATACAGCAATTAGGAGATAGAAGTGCGAGATATGCTCATAACATGTGCAAAACAAAACCTATTGTGTACTCACAGAAGCTATGTAACACTAGATGAAACAATCACATTAAGCTACAAATATACTCATATACGCTAAGAGAAACTCACAAATTACCTTTTCATAAGACCAGCCTGAATAAGAAGTTGGGCCAGGTCCTGGCTAACAGCTGCACTTGGTGACCCAACCATGAAGTGCAAAATAACCTAGAACAAGGTACACAAATATCAGTGCAGAGAATGTACAATCAGGTCTAGCAACAGCAGATATATCCACTTAATAGGGTACACATAcaagaaatgtaatatattcttAAAGTGTGTTATACAGACAGCAGTTACAAAGTCAACTTATATTCTACCCAACAAAGCAGAAAAAATCCATATACCGTtaacattttatagaaaatgaagtacatttttaattcacAATTTCATTTTTACCTCCCATCTTTCTTCTGCATACTTATCCAACGAAAGTACATCTTTGCCATGTTTATCGGGTCCAAGCAGACTACCGTCATCTGCCCAAGGTTTGCCTCTGAGAAATATAAAGTTTAAAAGACACCTTAACAGACGAAAGATCAAATTATTAAGGTGTAAAAAAACCCACTATGCTTAAACAAAAGACGTACTATTTTTTATTGCGCAATCACATTCTGCAGCTCTATACAATggttagacaggacataagaagtagtatatatatatatatatatatatatatatatatatatatatatatatatatatataaaaataacataatttggTGAGAAGGACCCTGATCAAACGAGTTTACATCCTTACGACTCTGTTGTAAGTGACCACGGGGACGTTATAGTACGTCTGGTTTTTGGCACTTGCAGGTATATTCCCCAACTAGTACACTGAAGGTCAGGCTGGGGTATCCACTGTCAGCAGGAAGAGAAGAGACCCCAGCCTAACCTCTAGATCAACTTAATCTCAACACCAAGCTTCCctgttgtgtttcttttttttttgctggcttctcagtgaggaaaaaaacaacaacttttttgtgattaaacaatacaaagtagtgtttgttttaaagcacaacattaaaaaaagcataaaaattagACAACGAGATGCTCTAGTATACTTACCCACCCAAAAGCGCTATCCTAAGATTTTCTCTGAAAATCGGATTTAGAATTAATCCCTGTAGACCACCAGGGAGTTGCTGTGTGTGCCACAAGCGCAGTCCAGTAAGAACTTGTGTGTTTTCCTCATGTTCCctgataaattaaaagaaaaaaaaggaatgccATTTTCAAATGTGCAAAATGGGTTTACTGGAGTGGACACTTTATGATGTCTTGTAAACACTCACATACATTGCTATAAATTACTATCATACATAAAATGGTAGTCAGCAAATTATAACAAGCAAAGTTTGTAACATGATCTGCAAAAACACGTACACTAATGTCTACTTTTActtgtacaataaaaaaaaattacttactTGTAGTTCTCCTTTTTTACCCATAAAGCAACTGCTGCTTGTGGCAAAGGTTGTTCCAAAAACAGCATACGCATTACATAATTCTTAGCCAGGCCTGGGAGCTCCCTATAAAAAGAATCCAAAGATGTTTATTATTATGCCACTTTGTAATAATGTTACATACTCTGTTAGCACTGTGTAAATAGTGACTGAAAATCCAAACAAACCATTTACATTCATATACAAAactaacataaacacacattaagatGTATTGCTATTGAAGAAAGGGCGTTTGCTCTTGAagcttacaaatatatatatacacgcataaaCAAACTAAGGAGCAACTTAAACATCAATTCAGCTTGTATTCCTTTACATGTTTGCTTACAGGATGTGATTTCTAACAAGCAcacacaaataaattataatattgaCCATTACAACAGTACTGTTGGAACCGTTTCATTAAATGGAATATGTATAAACAAGGGTAATTGTAGTATTTGCATACTGTTAAGGGTAAAATGTACACTTCTAACATATATccacattaatttattataaaggcTGCCTGGTGCAATCAGCAACTTATGGATAATGTAAATTCTCAGAAGGAACAAAAGCTCATTAGGGATAGTCAAGGTTTCATAGAACTAGACTTTGTGCTGTAAATGTAAATACCTAAACACCGCCAAACAGGTTGCTGGATGATTGTACAGACGATCAAGGACTCCTGGACTAAGTTCTTGAAGGAACTCATGTAAATTCTTACACTTCAGCTGCACTCGCTGGAGCTTCATCCTCGacagtattgtttttttcttctatatatatatatatataaaaaagtaacaatccacattacacacacactgcaaacTGCACTAAAATGTGAATCTGTTCATAGAAGACAAACTTGTTGTGTTAATAGAATAAATCCTTACAATTCATAAGCCATTTCCTGAAGCCATAATATCAAGACGGCAATCCAACAAAAGAAAAGCACCACTATGACACACTTCTAGAAATGACCATCCTCATGATCTCATATACCAACCCATTAggattatgaattattatttataatactcACTTAAACCTTGGAAAACAGTAAACTCCTCATCATGAACAGAAGTGCAGGGGTTCTCCTTGTTCAACTCCTACTGTACTTGTGTGACATGCTGTGgtgtctgaaagaaaaaaacatagctGCACATATATCATCTGCACCTGTGCAATGTATAGAggttatacaaacatataataatCATTCCTTCTGTgtgagtttaataaaaaaaaaaaacaaaatccagcCCCATCAAGAGGACTTTCATTACTCTGCAGGCTCACTACTGGCAAGTCTAGGGGTAATGTATTCAGCATTAAATCTGCCCATACATGAGGGAGGAAGGAAGCGCCTCATAACACTACACATAATACACCCCAGTCATGCTTACACTAG
This sequence is a window from Spea bombifrons isolate aSpeBom1 chromosome 2, aSpeBom1.2.pri, whole genome shotgun sequence. Protein-coding genes within it:
- the GTF2H4 gene encoding general transcription factor IIH subunit 4; protein product: MKLQRVQLKCKNLHEFLQELSPGVLDRLYNHPATCLAVFRELPGLAKNYVMRMLFLEQPLPQAAVALWVKKENYKEHEENTQVLTGLRLWHTQQLPGGLQGLILNPIFRENLRIALLGGGKPWADDGSLLGPDKHGKDVLSLDKYAEERWEVILHFMVGSPSAAVSQDLAQLLIQAGLMKSESGEAPCISSAGFQFLLLDTASQLWYFMLQYLKSAESRGMNLVEILSFMFQLSFSTLGKDYSVEGMSDSLLTFLQHLREFGLVFQRKRKSRRYYPTRLAINLASGVSGASVDNHKQGFIVVETNYRIYAYTDSELQIALIALFSEMLYRFPNLVVAQVTRESVQQAIGNGITAEQIIHFLRTRAHRVMLNQTPVLPPTITDQIRLWELERDRLRFSEGVLYNQFLSQVDFELLRNYARDLGVLVFENPARRVMVVTPGGHSDVKRFWKRQKHSP